In Spirosoma aureum, a single genomic region encodes these proteins:
- a CDS encoding S1 family peptidase yields the protein MFVDAIERIDLFTRPLHSIVRLYGHNEIVPGSATLFFVNEQGCAITCKHVAELVAKADAIYHNYRDFQGARRDVLREKDAAQRISQLEVKFKLQSETIIRVRNSFVGCVDQYKELTIDMHPTQDLALLRFKGYNRLLYGSYATFLGDSNRVKPGRSLCRLGYPFPEFTNFRYNASVDDIEWTADGRVTSPRFPIDGIVTRLLSENGGITGIELSTPGLRGQSGGPLFDTNGLIYGMQSATRHLHLGFDIEDREVLVNGRKSRVSNYPFLNVGQCVHVDVIKAFLRERGVKYYEG from the coding sequence ATGTTTGTTGACGCCATTGAGCGCATTGATCTCTTTACCCGACCTCTTCATTCCATTGTTCGGCTATATGGCCACAACGAAATTGTACCGGGCAGTGCTACCCTGTTTTTTGTGAACGAACAAGGCTGTGCGATTACTTGTAAGCATGTTGCCGAACTGGTTGCCAAAGCCGACGCCATTTATCATAATTATCGCGATTTTCAGGGGGCACGCCGGGACGTTCTGCGCGAAAAAGACGCAGCACAGCGAATTAGCCAGCTGGAAGTAAAATTTAAACTCCAGTCTGAAACGATTATTCGGGTCCGTAATAGTTTTGTGGGGTGCGTTGATCAGTATAAAGAGCTGACCATTGATATGCACCCTACACAAGATCTGGCTCTTCTACGGTTTAAGGGGTACAATCGATTGCTATACGGTTCCTATGCCACGTTTCTGGGTGATAGCAACCGGGTAAAACCTGGCCGGAGCCTTTGCCGCCTGGGCTACCCATTTCCTGAGTTTACGAATTTCCGCTATAATGCATCCGTTGATGATATCGAATGGACGGCCGATGGTCGCGTAACATCCCCCCGTTTTCCAATTGATGGTATTGTGACCCGATTACTGAGCGAAAACGGTGGTATAACCGGTATCGAGCTAAGTACTCCGGGCCTTAGAGGGCAAAGTGGGGGACCTTTATTTGACACCAATGGCCTGATCTATGGCATGCAGTCAGCGACTCGCCACCTCCATCTCGGATTTGACATCGAAGACCGTGAAGTATTGGTCAATGGACGTAAAAGCCGCGTGTCGAACTATCCATTTCTGAATGTTGGGCAATGCGTTCACGTTGATGTGATCAAGGCATTTTTACGGGAGCGTGGCGTGAAGTATTACGAAGGATAG
- a CDS encoding OsmC family peroxiredoxin, translating to MLKRRGSAVWKGGLQDGSGIISSFSGVLNNTPYSFKTRLVSEDGKAGTNPEELLASAHAGCYGMAVSAVLGQAGFTADELSVNATLTLETDGAPKITAVDLQITGKVPGISQEQFEEIASSASKTCIISQALNPNINVTKVATLIA from the coding sequence ATGTTAAAACGCAGAGGTTCGGCCGTTTGGAAAGGTGGCCTACAGGACGGTTCTGGTATTATTTCGTCCTTTAGTGGTGTGCTGAATAACACGCCGTATTCGTTTAAAACCCGGCTCGTCAGCGAAGATGGTAAAGCCGGTACTAATCCTGAAGAACTACTGGCCTCAGCCCATGCCGGTTGTTATGGTATGGCCGTCAGTGCAGTGCTTGGGCAGGCTGGTTTCACCGCTGACGAACTGAGCGTTAATGCGACACTGACCTTAGAAACCGATGGCGCTCCCAAAATAACGGCTGTCGACTTACAGATTACGGGTAAAGTGCCCGGCATTTCGCAGGAGCAATTCGAGGAAATCGCGTCGAGTGCATCCAAAACGTGTATCATTTCGCAGGCTCTGAATCCCAATATTAACGTAACGAAAGTTGCAACGCTCATAGCATAA
- a CDS encoding SDR family NAD(P)-dependent oxidoreductase, which translates to MAKVLSVVGVGPGISLAVAHRFAREGFAVALISRDLAKVEGYVNDLKAAGIEAGAFEYDSADSASLETALKQVEKQLGPTTVLHYNAASLHKGSLEQETADSLVADFRVNTANIVLAVNTVRGKMVPGEGGILLTGGGLAYMNATDYLSLTLGKAATVTLANLLNKTLKPAGIFVGTITVSGTVRPTAEKHTPDNIAEEFWKLYSDRSTVEVRF; encoded by the coding sequence ATGGCAAAAGTACTTTCAGTTGTCGGTGTCGGACCTGGCATTAGTCTGGCGGTGGCACATCGGTTTGCGCGCGAGGGTTTTGCCGTCGCCCTGATCTCACGTGATCTGGCAAAGGTTGAAGGCTACGTTAACGATCTAAAAGCCGCTGGTATTGAAGCGGGTGCTTTTGAGTATGACTCTGCTGATTCGGCCTCCCTCGAAACAGCCCTGAAACAGGTTGAAAAGCAGCTTGGCCCAACCACTGTGCTTCACTATAATGCGGCTTCGCTCCATAAAGGAAGCCTTGAGCAGGAAACGGCGGATTCACTCGTTGCCGATTTTCGGGTTAATACGGCCAATATTGTTTTGGCTGTCAATACGGTGCGTGGAAAAATGGTGCCGGGTGAGGGGGGCATTCTGTTAACAGGTGGGGGACTGGCTTACATGAATGCAACAGATTACCTGTCACTGACATTAGGCAAGGCAGCAACTGTAACGCTGGCAAACCTGTTAAATAAAACATTGAAACCTGCGGGCATATTCGTAGGCACTATAACCGTCAGCGGAACTGTGCGGCCTACAGCTGAGAAACACACGCCCGATAATATTGCTGAAGAATTCTGGAAACTGTATTCGGATCGCAGTACGGTGGAAGTGCGGTTCTAA
- a CDS encoding M20 family metallo-hydrolase → MSELTTLTSRQTSLTTDALALLKRLIATQSFSREEDRTAVLIDDFLSEKEIPFERLKNNIWAKNRHFDAQKPTVLLNSHHDTVKPNKSWTLDPFEPLERDGKLYGLGSNDAGGCLVSLLATFAYFYDRADMAYNLIIAASAEEEISGRDGLELLLPELPPIDFAIVGEPTEMQLAVAEKGLLVIDCIAHGISGHAARDEGDNAIYKAIKDINWLTTYQFPKVSPTLGPVKLSVTIINAGTQHNVVPDTCTFTIDVRVTEQYTLEEVIETIQANIESEVKPRSIRLKPSSIPIDHPIVKAGIALGRHTYGSPTTSDQAVLNCFSLKCGPGHSGRSHSADEFIYLREIIEGVDGYIRMLEQVL, encoded by the coding sequence ATGTCCGAATTAACAACGCTGACCTCCAGGCAAACGTCCCTTACGACCGACGCGCTTGCGTTGCTGAAACGTCTCATTGCAACGCAGTCGTTTAGTCGCGAAGAGGATCGAACGGCGGTTTTGATTGACGATTTTTTAAGCGAAAAAGAGATTCCATTTGAGCGGCTAAAGAATAACATCTGGGCAAAAAACCGCCATTTCGACGCACAGAAACCCACTGTATTGCTTAACTCGCATCACGATACGGTTAAGCCCAATAAATCCTGGACGCTTGATCCGTTTGAGCCACTGGAACGCGACGGCAAACTGTATGGTCTTGGTTCTAACGATGCGGGTGGGTGTCTGGTTTCGCTCTTGGCCACGTTCGCCTATTTTTACGATCGGGCCGACATGGCTTATAATCTGATTATAGCTGCTTCGGCTGAAGAAGAAATATCGGGTCGCGATGGGTTGGAATTGCTGCTCCCTGAACTACCTCCAATTGATTTTGCCATTGTAGGCGAACCGACCGAAATGCAGTTGGCCGTTGCCGAAAAAGGCTTGCTCGTGATCGATTGCATCGCCCATGGTATCAGTGGCCATGCTGCCCGAGACGAAGGCGACAACGCTATTTACAAAGCAATCAAGGATATAAACTGGCTCACAACCTACCAGTTTCCGAAGGTGTCGCCAACGCTGGGGCCGGTTAAACTATCCGTCACGATCATTAATGCCGGTACTCAGCACAACGTTGTCCCCGATACATGCACGTTTACGATCGATGTACGCGTTACGGAGCAATACACGCTGGAGGAGGTTATTGAAACGATACAGGCAAACATCGAGTCGGAAGTCAAACCACGCTCCATTCGGTTGAAACCGTCGAGCATTCCGATCGATCATCCGATCGTAAAGGCAGGCATTGCATTGGGTCGACATACGTATGGCTCACCCACCACCTCCGATCAGGCTGTACTGAACTGTTTTTCACTGAAATGCGGTCCTGGTCATTCGGGGCGCTCGCACTCGGCCGATGAATTTATCTATCTTCGGGAAATTATCGAAGGAGTGGATGGATACATTCGGATGCTTGAGCAGGTGTTGTAA
- a CDS encoding RNA polymerase sigma-70 factor, with amino-acid sequence MTESEGQPLSNQGNFPRPFQTPDRVTSIVDNEHIVRSAFTNSPQKGFEALFRLYYLPLCSHAVRFVYTREVAEDIVGEVFYQLWKTGSYATIQHTYRTYLYAAVRHRAYNYLRDELTGNRTPASLDDIDETSLDETPQTLIEYDETFQRVEKVIHELPPQCQRIFLMSRFENRKNQEIADELGLALKTVEAHMARALQQLRRVFLPIGLFLFLPFH; translated from the coding sequence ATGACTGAATCTGAAGGCCAACCTCTATCTAATCAAGGCAATTTCCCGCGTCCGTTCCAGACACCTGACCGTGTTACGTCGATCGTGGATAACGAACATATTGTCCGATCTGCCTTTACCAACTCGCCCCAGAAGGGGTTCGAGGCTTTATTCCGGCTTTATTATCTGCCCCTTTGCAGCCACGCGGTACGCTTTGTTTATACCCGTGAAGTCGCCGAAGACATTGTCGGCGAAGTGTTTTACCAGCTTTGGAAAACGGGTAGTTATGCGACGATTCAGCACACCTACCGAACATATCTCTATGCAGCCGTTCGGCATCGGGCTTATAACTACCTCCGCGACGAACTAACGGGTAATCGAACGCCAGCATCGCTCGACGACATAGACGAAACAAGCCTGGACGAAACGCCCCAAACGCTCATTGAATACGATGAGACATTCCAGCGGGTAGAAAAAGTAATTCACGAACTGCCTCCGCAATGCCAGCGAATATTCCTGATGAGCCGCTTCGAGAATCGCAAAAATCAGGAAATCGCCGACGAACTGGGCCTGGCGCTCAAAACCGTTGAAGCGCATATGGCTCGCGCCCTTCAGCAATTGCGTCGCGTGTTTCTACCGATTGGTCTGTTTCTTTTTCTCCCATTTCACTAA
- a CDS encoding FecR family protein: MEDIVNKAVLFDYFSGRVSPLQKKSVESWLSVSGNLELYYQWLHEWELNRLQTNANWQHAYERTSMRITDTSAVDQQENEQPPANWRSGRAMQWINHVWLAAASIMLIIGLAGWLFRDVLLYQTIRTGFGETKSVALPDGSVVTLNANSSLRFPRWFDTPIGFGKLTIMTDDSHQNQRTVELTGEADFSVRHLPNHQRFVVVTPKGLNVIVLGTQFTVFSRERATRVALRSGRVQLTTQQKNEPPLIMRPGDLVTLNRQGRLALTRITHPEAMASWKDHRFVFEQTPLREIADMLHENYGLAVTIENSELAGRTISGSFTARNANEVLQLIAQLLQINYIRENNRVSFTD, translated from the coding sequence ATGGAAGACATCGTCAACAAAGCGGTTCTGTTCGACTATTTTTCGGGTCGGGTGAGTCCGTTACAGAAGAAGTCAGTGGAGAGCTGGCTATCCGTCTCAGGTAATCTGGAGCTCTATTATCAGTGGCTCCATGAGTGGGAACTGAACCGATTACAAACCAATGCCAACTGGCAGCATGCCTACGAAAGAACGTCGATGCGTATCACCGACACATCGGCTGTAGATCAGCAGGAAAATGAGCAACCACCAGCCAACTGGCGATCTGGACGCGCGATGCAGTGGATAAACCACGTCTGGTTAGCGGCTGCCTCTATAATGCTAATAATAGGCCTGGCAGGCTGGCTGTTTCGTGATGTGCTGCTGTATCAGACCATTCGCACAGGGTTTGGTGAAACAAAAAGCGTAGCCTTACCCGACGGTTCGGTCGTAACGCTAAATGCGAATTCATCACTCCGTTTCCCGCGATGGTTTGACACGCCGATTGGCTTCGGCAAGTTGACGATCATGACCGATGATTCACATCAGAATCAGCGAACGGTGGAATTGACCGGAGAGGCCGATTTCTCGGTCCGGCATCTGCCGAATCACCAGCGGTTTGTGGTTGTGACACCTAAAGGGCTGAATGTGATCGTATTGGGAACGCAGTTTACGGTCTTCAGCCGCGAACGGGCTACGCGGGTCGCGTTACGCTCAGGCCGGGTTCAGCTAACGACACAGCAAAAAAACGAACCCCCGCTCATCATGCGCCCCGGCGATCTGGTAACGCTTAACCGACAGGGAAGACTGGCACTGACCCGAATTACGCATCCGGAAGCAATGGCTTCCTGGAAAGACCATCGGTTTGTATTCGAGCAGACACCCCTACGCGAGATTGCCGATATGCTCCACGAGAACTATGGCCTGGCCGTAACCATCGAAAATTCGGAGCTGGCTGGACGGACTATTTCAGGCTCATTTACTGCCCGAAACGCGAATGAAGTGTTGCAACTGATCGCGCAATTACTACAAATAAATTATATCCGCGAGAATAACCGTGTCTCGTTCACTGATTGA
- a CDS encoding SusC/RagA family TonB-linked outer membrane protein, which produces MMYSVRVFRALLISLLLAGGRPGLAQFVATAKAFPRTTHQVERPQTQQLREVLNQFKIRYQVDILFEDRLVSDQLVNPGVIDLSASLEKNLTKLLKPQGLRFSKVKTGVYVVLEENKSRKQTSMADINTLPTAVAASNEQPQSVQLGQFQPKELTLTTVDQTINGRVTDGTTSNGLPGVSVVVKGTSRGTTTDGEGNYRVNVPDQNTGSNLTLVFSFIGYATQEVVVGNRSSVNVALVSDDKTLNEVVVVGYGTQNRRELTGSVASLQTQTIKDQPVTNVVEGLTGRMPGVLVQQNTGAPGNAPSIKVRGLGSISAGNGPLVVVDGQPLNSGGLTNAGGLNQLNPNDIEKIDVLKDASATAIYGSRGSNGVVMVTTKRGKSGQSRINFDYYTGTQQVSKKMDMLNAQQFAEYSKEAFNTAYLERVPGAKITDPNSARPALLRYRYPRGEFPGANFDDPTSLTSYDYQDMIFRKAPISNYQLSASGGTEKVQYFISGNYLKQDGIIKKSGIDRYTVRSNIDAQLSSKLKVGLSFSPSFMAENRVNSDGHWASNGVINAALSLPPFMPIYQANGITYNSQAFYAAPYDWPGITNPVANITEVDNRVTQLRLLGNAYAELSIWKTLRYRGTIGGDLNYLRQNQYQTSAIPLNQLLPPNVSTGSAYTNQNINWVTNHTLSYTLDLGTTHHLDALVGLESQRNDYEESRVNANNFPNDIVRSVNAGTIIGGTSYRDQWSLASYFARVTYSYKDRYLFNASVRRDGSSRFGQTSRFGTFPSASVGWRVIEEPFMKAVPLISELKLRASYGLSGNNAFRNNDGSTNNYPAIGVLSKDNYVLGSALANGLATSSIANPQLSWEKSRQTDVGLDLGFFQNRILLTVDYYKRITTDLLLEVQVPTLTGFSTAVRNIGQVENKGMEFALSTRNINGSGAGAFTWTTDLNISFNRNKVLALGPTGDPIRSGTGVGETNITVIGQPLGSFFGYRQLGIFRDQTDLDSYPHFADSRPGDVKFEDVNGDKKIDANDRTTIGNNQPDFIYGITNSLSFKGFDLNIVAQGVQGGQILNLSRRFYENLEGNANELTTVLGRWRSPQEPGDGVTPRANTRSTGNNNQVSSRWVESATYFRIRNITLGYNVPRPFLQKIKVQSLRVYAGVQNALTVSKYLAYNPEVSGYEGPLTGGVDYGSYPLARTYTIGLNLGF; this is translated from the coding sequence ATGATGTACTCTGTACGCGTATTCCGTGCCTTACTGATCAGTTTGCTGCTGGCAGGAGGCCGTCCCGGACTGGCACAATTTGTGGCAACGGCCAAAGCTTTTCCTAGAACGACCCATCAGGTCGAACGCCCTCAGACCCAACAGCTGCGAGAGGTGTTGAATCAGTTTAAAATTCGTTATCAGGTTGATATTCTGTTTGAAGATCGGCTGGTAAGCGACCAACTGGTCAATCCCGGCGTAATTGATCTGTCGGCTTCGCTGGAAAAAAACCTGACGAAACTGTTAAAGCCACAGGGGCTTCGCTTCTCGAAAGTAAAAACCGGCGTCTATGTCGTACTGGAAGAGAATAAATCCAGAAAACAGACATCGATGGCGGACATCAATACGTTGCCAACGGCTGTGGCAGCGTCTAACGAACAACCGCAGTCAGTGCAGTTGGGGCAGTTCCAGCCCAAAGAATTGACACTAACTACTGTTGATCAGACAATAAACGGGCGGGTTACCGACGGCACGACAAGTAATGGCCTGCCCGGAGTGAGTGTGGTTGTGAAGGGAACAAGCCGGGGTACCACAACCGATGGCGAAGGAAATTACCGGGTTAATGTACCAGATCAGAATACCGGCAGTAATTTGACACTCGTTTTTTCCTTCATTGGTTACGCCACGCAGGAAGTAGTTGTCGGGAATCGGAGTTCGGTGAATGTAGCCTTGGTCAGCGACGACAAAACCCTGAATGAGGTTGTGGTTGTGGGTTATGGTACCCAAAATCGGCGTGAGTTAACCGGTTCTGTAGCTTCGCTTCAAACACAAACCATTAAAGATCAGCCCGTAACGAACGTAGTTGAAGGGCTTACTGGTCGAATGCCGGGTGTTTTGGTTCAGCAGAATACAGGAGCTCCGGGTAACGCACCTTCCATAAAAGTGCGTGGGTTAGGGTCAATTAGCGCGGGTAATGGGCCGCTGGTGGTCGTCGATGGACAGCCACTGAATTCGGGTGGACTAACCAATGCCGGTGGTCTAAACCAACTGAATCCGAATGATATTGAGAAGATCGACGTGCTCAAAGATGCGTCGGCAACAGCTATTTATGGGTCGCGCGGATCAAATGGCGTAGTAATGGTCACGACCAAACGGGGGAAATCGGGGCAAAGCCGGATCAATTTCGATTACTATACCGGTACGCAGCAGGTGAGCAAGAAAATGGATATGCTCAATGCACAGCAGTTTGCGGAGTATTCAAAAGAAGCCTTCAATACGGCTTATCTGGAGCGCGTTCCGGGCGCAAAAATTACCGATCCGAACAGTGCCCGCCCCGCCCTGCTACGCTATCGGTATCCAAGGGGTGAATTTCCGGGCGCGAATTTCGACGATCCGACCAGCTTAACGTCCTACGATTATCAGGATATGATTTTCCGGAAAGCGCCCATCAGCAACTACCAGTTGTCGGCATCGGGAGGTACTGAAAAAGTACAGTATTTTATCTCCGGAAATTACCTGAAACAGGATGGGATCATTAAAAAGTCGGGAATTGACCGTTATACGGTTCGTTCGAACATTGATGCACAACTCTCTTCCAAACTTAAAGTTGGCTTGAGTTTCAGTCCCTCGTTCATGGCCGAAAATCGGGTCAACTCCGATGGTCACTGGGCCAGCAATGGGGTTATCAACGCGGCCCTTTCGCTACCACCGTTTATGCCCATCTATCAGGCAAACGGCATAACCTACAACTCTCAGGCATTCTACGCGGCCCCCTACGACTGGCCCGGCATTACCAATCCGGTTGCCAATATCACCGAGGTCGATAACCGCGTAACGCAGCTTCGGTTGCTGGGTAACGCATATGCTGAACTATCGATCTGGAAAACACTCCGCTACCGGGGAACCATTGGGGGCGATCTGAACTACCTTCGCCAGAATCAGTATCAGACATCGGCAATACCCCTGAACCAGTTGCTGCCGCCAAACGTAAGCACCGGTTCGGCCTATACCAATCAGAACATCAACTGGGTCACAAACCATACGCTGAGCTACACGCTCGATCTGGGAACAACCCACCATCTGGATGCCCTGGTTGGTCTGGAGTCGCAGCGCAACGATTATGAAGAGAGCCGAGTGAATGCCAATAACTTCCCCAATGATATTGTTCGCTCGGTCAATGCAGGTACCATAATAGGGGGAACTTCCTACCGGGATCAGTGGTCGCTGGCATCCTATTTTGCCCGCGTCACCTACAGCTACAAAGACCGGTATCTATTCAATGCCTCGGTTCGGAGGGATGGTTCATCGCGGTTTGGGCAAACCAGCCGTTTCGGTACGTTCCCATCGGCTTCTGTTGGCTGGCGGGTCATTGAAGAGCCGTTTATGAAAGCGGTGCCCCTGATTTCGGAACTGAAACTGCGGGCCAGCTATGGCTTATCGGGTAATAATGCGTTCCGGAACAACGACGGCTCTACGAACAACTACCCGGCCATTGGTGTGCTGAGTAAAGACAATTATGTATTGGGTAGTGCACTGGCAAACGGTCTGGCCACCAGCAGTATTGCCAATCCACAACTGAGCTGGGAAAAGAGTCGGCAGACGGATGTTGGCCTCGATCTGGGATTCTTTCAGAACCGCATTCTGTTGACGGTGGATTATTACAAACGCATCACTACCGATTTATTGCTCGAAGTTCAGGTGCCAACACTAACCGGTTTCTCAACGGCCGTTCGGAACATTGGGCAGGTTGAAAATAAGGGAATGGAGTTTGCCTTGTCGACCCGGAATATCAATGGATCGGGCGCGGGTGCCTTTACCTGGACAACGGATCTGAATATTTCCTTCAACCGGAACAAAGTGCTGGCACTCGGACCCACGGGTGATCCGATCCGGAGCGGCACCGGTGTGGGCGAAACCAATATCACCGTTATCGGTCAACCACTGGGGAGTTTCTTTGGTTACAGACAGTTGGGCATTTTCCGCGATCAGACCGATCTAGATAGTTATCCGCACTTTGCCGATAGCCGACCCGGTGATGTGAAATTTGAGGATGTGAACGGGGATAAAAAGATCGATGCAAATGACCGGACAACGATCGGCAATAACCAGCCTGATTTTATCTACGGTATCACCAACTCATTGTCATTCAAAGGATTCGATCTGAATATTGTTGCGCAGGGCGTTCAGGGCGGTCAGATTCTGAACCTTTCCCGCCGATTCTACGAGAACCTGGAAGGGAATGCCAACGAGCTAACGACCGTACTAGGTCGCTGGCGTTCTCCGCAGGAACCTGGCGATGGTGTAACCCCACGGGCCAATACGCGCTCAACGGGTAACAACAACCAAGTGTCGAGCCGCTGGGTAGAAAGTGCGACCTATTTCCGGATTCGGAATATCACCCTGGGCTATAACGTGCCGCGGCCTTTCCTGCAAAAAATTAAAGTACAGTCGTTGCGGGTCTATGCTGGTGTGCAGAACGCCCTTACTGTTTCGAAATACCTGGCCTACAATCCGGAAGTGAGCGGCTACGAAGGGCCACTGACGGGCGGTGTCGATTACGGATCGTATCCGTTGGCGCGTACCTATACCATTGGCTTAAACCTGGGCTTTTAA
- a CDS encoding RagB/SusD family nutrient uptake outer membrane protein, translated as MKTKYILAGLLMLSLTACKEQFLDLSPVSAVGTSTFFKTQSDVLTALNGAYGALQFNGQYGQLYVVSEIPSDDTSPVLSGSVTDQDEFDKFYVRTTNPYTLARWNDGYKGIYRANAVIERIGGVTMDETLKKRIVGEAKFLRALMYFNLVRVFGDVPLVLTEITDPLQGYEYGRTPVADVYTQIIKDLSDAEAVLSVSYTGADVGRATAGAAKSLLGKVYLTQKRYADAVTKLKEVIDKATYSLLPNYADLFKAANKNSKESVFEVQYKKGNIGEGSPFANSYAPENSGNAVITFGGGGNNHPTPDLDNSYETGDPRRNVSMASSYVNTSGVKIDYYYIKKYADPPVVNGDSDDNWYVLRYADVLLMYAEALNETSKTAEALPYLNQVRKRVGLADKAITAQADLRLAIEQERRVELAFEGHRWFDIVRTGRALPILQAKATSIGIKTALTENNLVFPIPQSQIDINPTKIKQNPGY; from the coding sequence ATGAAAACAAAATATATCCTTGCTGGTCTGCTAATGCTAAGCCTGACAGCCTGCAAAGAGCAGTTTCTGGATCTGTCACCGGTTTCTGCGGTTGGTACCTCTACTTTTTTCAAGACCCAGTCCGACGTGCTAACAGCCCTGAACGGCGCTTATGGAGCGTTGCAGTTCAACGGGCAGTATGGGCAACTGTATGTCGTTTCGGAGATCCCATCCGACGACACCAGCCCGGTTTTGTCGGGATCAGTAACAGACCAGGATGAGTTTGATAAATTCTACGTCCGGACGACAAACCCCTACACCCTGGCCCGCTGGAATGATGGCTATAAGGGTATTTATCGGGCTAACGCCGTGATCGAACGGATCGGCGGGGTTACGATGGACGAAACACTCAAAAAACGCATTGTTGGTGAAGCCAAATTTTTGCGGGCGCTGATGTATTTCAACCTCGTACGCGTTTTTGGTGATGTTCCGCTGGTGTTGACCGAGATTACAGATCCCCTACAAGGTTACGAATATGGCCGGACTCCGGTTGCTGATGTATACACCCAGATCATCAAAGATTTGAGCGATGCCGAAGCGGTTCTCTCGGTTAGCTATACCGGAGCCGATGTGGGCCGCGCCACCGCGGGAGCCGCCAAGAGCTTGCTGGGCAAAGTATATCTGACTCAAAAGCGGTATGCTGATGCGGTTACCAAACTGAAGGAAGTGATTGATAAGGCTACCTATTCCCTGTTGCCTAACTATGCCGATCTGTTTAAAGCGGCCAATAAAAACAGCAAAGAGTCGGTATTTGAAGTACAATACAAGAAAGGGAATATTGGCGAAGGAAGCCCCTTTGCTAACTCGTATGCGCCCGAAAATTCGGGTAATGCCGTGATTACGTTTGGCGGAGGAGGCAATAATCACCCAACCCCCGATCTGGATAATAGCTACGAAACCGGCGATCCCCGCCGGAATGTCTCGATGGCCAGTAGCTACGTGAACACGAGCGGGGTTAAGATCGATTACTATTACATCAAAAAATACGCTGATCCACCGGTTGTTAACGGTGATTCAGACGATAACTGGTATGTGCTGCGCTATGCCGATGTGTTGCTGATGTATGCCGAAGCGCTGAACGAAACCAGTAAAACTGCCGAGGCATTACCCTATCTGAATCAGGTACGGAAGCGGGTTGGGCTGGCCGACAAAGCCATTACCGCCCAGGCCGATCTGCGACTGGCTATCGAGCAGGAACGACGGGTCGAACTGGCCTTTGAAGGGCATCGTTGGTTCGATATCGTTCGTACAGGAAGAGCATTGCCGATCCTACAGGCTAAAGCAACGTCGATTGGTATCAAAACGGCTTTGACGGAGAATAATCTGGTATTCCCAATTCCCCAAAGTCAGATCGATATAAACCCGACCAAGATCAAGCAAAACCCTGGTTATTAG